The Rhea pennata isolate bPtePen1 chromosome 5, bPtePen1.pri, whole genome shotgun sequence nucleotide sequence gttaaaCACATGCTTAATAAAGATGCATGAATCTGGGAGACAGATCTTACAATTGTAAACATTACGATCAAATTTTCCCCAGATTCCCATCTCAAAGTACACTTTGTTTTTGGATGATTAGACCTTGTAACCAATGACCGTGTAACCAGCTGCACACGCATGAAACAAAAAGGTGGAGCAACATAATCTGTTTTAGAAGTAGAAGTCGTTCAGGAATATGTGCGTTGGCAAAGCATCAATACAGGACACTAAGGAAGTACCTGAAGTTTCCTGGCACTGCTTAGAAactagctttttattttctgttgcatgTAATGACTTCTTTTTCATAAGGTTCTGGTGCCATGCTGAGTAAATTAATACTGATattaaaatactgctgaaataCAGTGTAGTAGACAGTCACCGGAGAAATGGGAACAGCTCTGGAAGGAGTCATTCTCATCTATTGAGGAAATAAGCACTGTTTTAtaactgttctttaaaaaatacttaaaagacaaaacattgaaaataaaaagaagcatgtttaaataaaattgagattgtaagagaaacagaaaaaagagcaaatgtgaAGTCTGAGCTCACTCTTGACATTATGCTGCATTAGTCTTCAATTAGaatttccaacttttttttctttctgtgtcagGACTGTAGGGTTATGAAAATTGCACGTTCTGTACAGTATTTCATTTAGCTATTAAAAGCAGCCCTTCCGCGTTGTCTGTTGGAGCCAGGTACAGTGTCATTCCTACACCCTTCTCTTCAAGCCTGAAGCTTCTTCCAAACGTAGCGCACACTGGTACCTAAACCTGAACgaataaaacaaatgcatacGCTTATCATGCATAAATTCTAGGTACACTAACAACCCATAGACAAACACGATACTATATCCCCAAGCAAGTCCCCAAATATGACGGAGAGCTCCTGTAACACTCTCCACCCGTATAGCTCCTTTCTCAGCCTCCTCATGAGAAGGGCTTTTTGAACAGCATAATACAAATCTTATTTTGATTTGGTGACGGGAAAGACCCTAGTAACTGAGAAATTAATATACGTCTTTTGCAGTAGTAATGCGCCTCTCCCGAGTCGCTGCATTGCCCCCGCGGAGTTGACATCTGACTGCTTTTCTGCCCAGTGAGCTTGCCTTAGGCAGAGCAGGTAAAATAGTACAGGAAATTGCCCTTGCTTTCACATATGTTTGCTGGTAACTAACATAAGCGAGACCCTTCAGTCTCAAAgctgttttgccttttattgGTAGAACTGGTCGAATAAAGGATACAACTACAGCACTCTAAGCAGGTAGAAGAGAGcagcttcctcttttttcttcctactttttAATGCATATACCTCTGACTGCTTGCAAAAAACCATAAAATAGTAGAATTGCAAAGAACTCTTTCTAGCAGCTTCTCCCAAGCCCATGCCAAGGAGGATCCTGAGTCCCTCCCTCCCTGAGCCGTCTTGCTGGCTGCCACATCTCTTGCTTTCTGGAGCACAATGGAGAGAGTGGTGCTTCTGGAAGGTGTGACAACTGATGACTTTCTTCCCAGTTTGCTGCCAGAGCTTTGAGAACTACCAGAAATGGTGGATAATAACTGGGCCACCGGGAacaaggaaggagagaaaggctATTCCTACACCAATGGTTACCTTTGGAGCTGGAGTGCAATTTTCAAGAACTTGATTGTCTCCAGTTACTGCCCTTGAAGTGGTTTTGTGTGCACAAACTACATTCATGTATGATACAATGCTTCCTGACTTAATGGCATGCATGAAACTCTGCTGTCCTCATATGGCCTCTCAATAATATGCTTTATGTAGTGACTAAAATTCAGAGATCTCAAAATGCCTTAACGCTGTTTGTCTGTATCTGTGTAACTATCTATCAAGGATTCAGAGTAACGTGTGCAAAGTTGTAACTTGAAATTAAAGACTCATCTTGTTTAGCTTGTACCTATATATTCTTTTATAGGTTGTCTGTCTTGTTACACATCTTTTATGTACTTTAGGCTTCATTACACTTAGACTCAGTGGATCAAAACAGTGCAATAAGAGCAAGTTTGGGGTGCTGTAATTCAGGCAACAGATACGATACAGTATGCACATTGTATGTGTTATGTATATTATAGAAGAAACTGTACAAAACTTCTAAGTCTGACTTAGGAAACACATAGCTGGAAAGATCTCCTGAGTTTAGTCCTCTGGTACTGCAGATAGCCATTTCATAGAAATCCTTATATAAAATGTGTTCTCCACCAACATAAATCAGGAGCAACCTCCATAATGTCAGTAATATATGAGAAGGGAACTGGGACCCTTATAAAAGGTAATATATATGGACAAAGGAGCTGGAAATAGCTGCATGATACACTAAACTAAATTCTGTTTGGACTTGCTTTAACCCCTGACTTTGAATCACCATATATGAAGGTTTTAACCACCTGGTAATTCTGAAATAGCTTTCCAGTAGGTAAAGGCTGAATGCTTGTCTTGTGTACGTGCatacacacgtacacacacatgtatagAACTGAAGATTGACTACATGCTTGACACTGATGATGTCTGAAATCCACACCTGTGCTTTATTCCCTCAACCTGCTCTGTACAGGATGGTCCGCACGCTGTACGCCGTCGGTGCTGTGTTTCTTCTGGCGGGATTTCTGCTACCGACCgcagaagggaggaagaggaatcGCGGATCTCAAGGTGCTATCCCTCCTCCCGACAAAGATCAGCCCAATGATTCAGAGCAGACGCAGACGCAGCAGCAGCCGGGCTCTAGGCATCGGGAGCGAGGCAAAGGCACTTCGGTGCCTGCCGAAGAGGTGCTGGAGTCTAGTCAGGAGGCACTGCACATCACCGAGCGCAAATACCTAAAACGGGATTGGTGCAAAACTCAACCCCTCAAACAAACTATCCATGAAGAAGGCTGCAACAGTCGTACCATTATCAACAGGTTCTGCTATGGCCAATGCAATTCTTTCTACATCCCAAGGCATGTCCGTAAAGAAGAAGGCTCTTTCCAGTCTTGTTCCTTCTGCAAGCCCAAGAAGTTTACCACCATGACTGTTACACTTAATTGCCCCGAGCTTCAGCCCcctagaaagaagaaaagaatcacCCGAGTTAA carries:
- the GREM1 gene encoding gremlin-1 isoform X3, whose protein sequence is MVRTLYAVGALHITERKYLKRDWCKTQPLKQTIHEEGCNSRTIINRFCYGQCNSFYIPRHVRKEEGSFQSCSFCKPKKFTTMTVTLNCPELQPPRKKKRITRVKECRCISIDLD
- the GREM1 gene encoding gremlin-1 isoform X2, with the protein product MVRTLYAVGAVFLLAGFLLPTAEGRKRNRGSQGAIPPPDKDHQEALHITERKYLKRDWCKTQPLKQTIHEEGCNSRTIINRFCYGQCNSFYIPRHVRKEEGSFQSCSFCKPKKFTTMTVTLNCPELQPPRKKKRITRVKECRCISIDLD
- the GREM1 gene encoding gremlin-1 isoform X1, with translation MVRTLYAVGAVFLLAGFLLPTAEGRKRNRGSQGAIPPPDKDQPNDSEQTQTQQQPGSRHRERGKGTSVPAEEVLESSQEALHITERKYLKRDWCKTQPLKQTIHEEGCNSRTIINRFCYGQCNSFYIPRHVRKEEGSFQSCSFCKPKKFTTMTVTLNCPELQPPRKKKRITRVKECRCISIDLD